In one window of Streptomyces roseofulvus DNA:
- a CDS encoding sensor histidine kinase → MRLPHFRPLPLPRPRSLAGQLFAMQVVLMAAVVAGCAVFAYVTDRAQAEETARRQSTATATAVAGSPSVVAAVRTADPSAALQPYTEELRRRADVAFVVIMAPDGTRWTHPEPDRIGRHYLGHIEPALRGETYSETYPGTLGPSVRTITPVLSGGRVVALVSAGITIERISAQVREQVAALLGMAGAALALGGAGTYVINARLRRHTHGMNAAELSRMHDYHEAALHAVREGLVMLDGRRRIALINDGARELLGLDEGVVGRPAAELGLPAPLTGALLSSEPRVDETHLTDDRVLVVNTRPVVGGERRGTVVTLRDRTELQALSGELDSQRGFTEALRSQAHEAANRLHTVVSLIELGRVAEAVEFATAELELAQALTDRVVDAVGEPVLAALLLGKAAQANERGVELVLTEDSRIDDGLLPPALGPRDLVTVLGNLVDNAVEAAGGTPHARVTVTVAARSGDGELLLRVGDSGPGVRPADRDAVLGRGWSTRGPGRGLGLALVRQAVVRAAGTLTVDEAPEGGARFTVRVPLPRTPAGGDA, encoded by the coding sequence ATGCGCCTCCCGCACTTCCGCCCCCTCCCCCTGCCGCGGCCCCGCAGCTTGGCCGGCCAGCTCTTCGCGATGCAGGTCGTGCTGATGGCCGCGGTCGTGGCCGGCTGCGCGGTCTTCGCGTACGTCACGGACCGGGCGCAGGCCGAGGAGACCGCGCGCCGGCAGTCCACGGCGACCGCGACGGCGGTCGCCGGCTCGCCGTCCGTGGTGGCGGCGGTCCGCACCGCCGACCCGTCCGCCGCGCTCCAGCCGTACACGGAGGAGCTGCGCCGGCGGGCGGACGTGGCCTTCGTGGTGATCATGGCGCCGGACGGGACGCGGTGGACACACCCGGAGCCCGACCGGATCGGCCGCCACTACCTCGGGCACATCGAGCCGGCGCTGCGCGGCGAGACCTACTCGGAGACGTACCCGGGGACGCTCGGCCCGTCGGTGCGGACGATCACCCCGGTGCTCTCCGGCGGCCGGGTCGTCGCCCTGGTCAGCGCGGGCATCACCATCGAGCGGATCAGCGCGCAGGTACGGGAGCAGGTGGCCGCGCTGCTCGGGATGGCGGGCGCGGCGCTCGCGCTCGGCGGCGCCGGCACGTACGTGATCAACGCGCGGCTGCGGCGGCACACCCACGGGATGAACGCCGCCGAGCTGAGCCGGATGCACGACTACCACGAGGCCGCGCTGCACGCCGTCCGGGAGGGCCTGGTGATGCTCGACGGACGGCGCAGGATCGCACTGATCAACGACGGGGCGCGCGAGCTGCTCGGCCTGGACGAGGGGGTGGTCGGCCGGCCGGCGGCCGAGCTGGGGCTCCCGGCGCCGCTCACCGGGGCGCTGCTCTCCTCCGAGCCCCGGGTGGACGAGACCCATCTGACCGACGACCGGGTCCTCGTCGTCAACACCCGCCCGGTGGTGGGCGGGGAGCGGCGCGGCACCGTGGTGACGCTCCGCGACCGCACCGAACTCCAGGCCCTGTCAGGTGAGTTGGACTCCCAGCGGGGTTTCACCGAGGCGCTGCGCTCGCAGGCACACGAGGCGGCGAACCGGCTCCACACGGTGGTGTCGCTGATCGAACTCGGACGGGTGGCCGAGGCGGTGGAGTTCGCGACGGCCGAGCTGGAGCTGGCGCAGGCGCTCACCGACCGGGTGGTGGACGCGGTCGGCGAGCCGGTCCTCGCGGCGCTGCTGCTGGGCAAGGCGGCGCAGGCCAACGAGCGGGGCGTGGAGCTGGTCCTCACCGAGGACAGCCGGATCGACGACGGGCTGCTCCCGCCGGCGCTCGGGCCGCGGGACCTCGTCACCGTGCTGGGCAATCTCGTGGACAACGCGGTGGAGGCGGCGGGCGGCACCCCGCACGCGCGCGTGACGGTCACGGTGGCCGCCCGCTCCGGCGACGGCGAGCTGCTGCTCCGGGTCGGCGACAGCGGGCCCGGCGTCCGCCCCGCCGACCGGGACGCGGTGCTCGGCCGCGGCTGGTCGACCCGGGGCCCGGGCCGCGGGCTCGGCCTGGCGCTGGTCCGGCAGGCCGTCGTCCGCGCGGCCGGCACGCTCACCGTGGACGAGGCGC
- a CDS encoding cation:dicarboxylate symporter family transporter encodes MDTHQHEEDPVAARRDRTHYLYLAVIGAVLLGVGVGFLAPGVAVELKPLGTGFVNLIKMMISPIIFCTIVLGVGSVRKAAKVGAVGGLALGYFMVMSTVALAIGLVVGNLLEPGSGLHLTKELAEAGAKQAEGASEGTADFLLGIIPTTLVSAFTGGEVLQTLLVALLAGFALQAMGPAGEPVLRGIGHIQRLVFRILAMIMWAAPVGAFGAIAAVVGATGLDALKSLAVIMVGFYVTCALFVFVVLGALLRLVAGINILSLLKYLGREFLLILSTSSSESALPRLIAKMEHLGVSKPVVGITVPTGYSFNLDGTAIYLTMASLFVAEAMGDPLSIAEQISLLVFMIIASKGAAGVTGAGLATLAGGLQSHRPDLVDGVGLIVGIDRFMSEARALTNFAGNAVATVLVGTWTKEIDRTRVTEVLAGKFPFDEKSFADDHAGHADHAGEDPAAVPDQRDQGEERARAGV; translated from the coding sequence GTGGACACCCATCAGCACGAGGAGGACCCCGTGGCCGCTCGCCGGGACCGTACCCACTATCTGTATCTGGCCGTGATCGGCGCCGTCCTGCTCGGCGTCGGCGTCGGTTTCCTCGCCCCGGGCGTGGCCGTGGAGCTGAAGCCGCTGGGCACCGGCTTCGTGAACCTGATCAAGATGATGATCTCGCCGATCATCTTCTGCACGATCGTGCTGGGCGTCGGCTCGGTCCGCAAGGCCGCCAAGGTGGGTGCCGTCGGCGGCCTCGCGCTCGGCTACTTCATGGTGATGTCGACCGTCGCACTCGCGATCGGCCTCGTCGTCGGCAACCTCCTGGAGCCCGGTTCCGGCCTGCACCTCACCAAGGAGCTGGCCGAGGCCGGCGCCAAGCAGGCGGAGGGCGCGAGCGAGGGCACCGCCGACTTCCTGCTCGGGATCATCCCGACGACCCTGGTCTCCGCCTTCACCGGCGGCGAGGTCCTCCAGACCCTGCTCGTCGCCCTCCTCGCGGGCTTCGCGCTCCAGGCGATGGGCCCGGCCGGCGAGCCGGTGCTGCGCGGGATCGGTCACATCCAGCGGCTCGTCTTCCGGATCCTTGCCATGATCATGTGGGCGGCCCCGGTCGGCGCCTTCGGCGCCATCGCCGCCGTCGTCGGCGCGACCGGCCTCGACGCGCTGAAGTCGCTCGCCGTCATCATGGTCGGCTTCTACGTGACCTGCGCGCTCTTCGTCTTCGTCGTCCTCGGCGCGCTGCTCCGGCTGGTCGCCGGGATCAACATCCTGTCGCTCCTGAAGTACCTGGGCCGCGAGTTCCTGCTGATCCTCTCGACCTCCTCGTCCGAGTCCGCGCTGCCGCGTCTGATCGCGAAGATGGAGCACCTGGGCGTCTCCAAGCCGGTCGTCGGCATCACCGTCCCCACCGGCTACTCCTTCAACCTCGACGGCACCGCCATCTACCTCACGATGGCCTCGCTCTTCGTCGCCGAGGCGATGGGCGACCCGCTCTCGATCGCCGAGCAGATCTCCCTCCTCGTCTTCATGATCATCGCCTCGAAGGGTGCCGCCGGCGTCACCGGCGCCGGTCTCGCCACCCTCGCCGGCGGCCTCCAGTCGCACCGCCCCGACCTGGTCGACGGCGTCGGCCTGATCGTCGGCATCGACCGCTTCATGAGCGAGGCCCGGGCCCTGACCAACTTCGCCGGCAACGCCGTCGCCACCGTCCTCGTCGGCACCTGGACGAAGGAGATCGACCGGACGCGGGTGACGGAGGTCCTGGCGGGGAAGTTCCCCTTCGACGAGAAGAGCTTCGCCGACGACCACGCCGGCCACGCCGACCACGCCGGCGAGGACCCGGCCGCCGTACCCGACCAGCGTGACCAGGGCGAGGAGCGCGCCCGCGCCGGCGTCTGA